A genomic stretch from Telopea speciosissima isolate NSW1024214 ecotype Mountain lineage chromosome 7, Tspe_v1, whole genome shotgun sequence includes:
- the LOC122669741 gene encoding late embryogenesis abundant protein 1-like has protein sequence MDSKQQFRAGESRGQGQAIAEDWLQSAKDTTNAAGDKMADATQQTRDTAQQKKDESAGFLQQKGEQMMNMAQGAVDSVKNTLGVGDNSNKK, from the exons ATGGATTCTAAGCAACAATTCCGTGCTGGTGAAAGCCGTGGCCAAGGACAG GCCATTGCGGAAGATTGGCTTCAATCTGCTAAAGACACCACAAACGCTGCAGGAGACAAGATGGCTGATGCGACTCAGCAAACCAGAGACACTGCCCAACAAAAAAAGGACGAGAGTGCCGGCTTCCTTCAGCAG AAAGGGGAGCAAATGATGAATATGGCACAGGGAGCTGTGGATAGTGTGAAGAACACACTTGGAGTGGGTGACAACAGCAACAAGAAGTGA